The Candidatus Poribacteria bacterium genome contains the following window.
GCGGTATCAAGAATAGCCGTAAAATCGTTAGGAGATTTGCCAACCGAAGAAGCGTACCGAAATCCATAATATATATTGCCGACATATCAGAAATTATCTCATAATCGGAAATAGTTTCTAATTTTCGGAAAGATTGATGACCTCGGCATCTTTAGGCACCACAAATTTGAAAAAGTCCGGTGTAAGTTTTTTATCTCGTTTAATCTCCGAAAACTTAACAATTGCGCTTTGGCGGGATCCGTCTTCAAGTTCAATTTCGTGCCCAACTTGAACGGGGAGCCATCCATCGGATTTGACCCAGATTTGAAACTTCTCCTTGACGTTCGGATTCGCGAATTCCTTTTTAGGGGTTAACTCAATGTTGTGTATACCTTTCGGATTCGCGAATTCGTCAGGAACAAGTACCATATCAAATCTCGCTTCAAAATCGTCAAGCGATGCGCCGATACCCGGAAATAACTGACCTTTTGGGTTGTTCAATTTCATCTTATTCACTTGGTTGAGCGTCGGTGTATACGTCCAACCGTACTTCCCATCAAAAACAGTAATTTGGATGACTTTAGAGGCATCTTTTCGACCCACATACTCTCTACGGAGCAAATTCGGTTTCCTAAAAACAATTCGCCCGCGCGCAACGCTTTTTTTCTTCGCAAACAGCGTTGTCTCCTCAAAATTCGCGCTAAAATTATCAGATTTGTCATACGCCTGTTTGAAATTTTGAAAAATTTCATCAACATTTTGCGGATACGCATTACTAACAAACAGCAAAGAAAGGAACAACGCCACGAATAGAAAATTTAGGAATCTGGTAGATTTCCCCGAGGCATTACTCCAATAGGTTCGTTGGATCATTGCCGTCTCCTGTTTCTCCAAATCGTGTTTTGGAAACTGATTTTCACCTAATATTATACCTATTTTATTTTTGGATGTCAACGCATTTTTTTGGCGATTAACTCGCCAATCGTGTCCAGTTTGTCAGAATGACCTCGGCATCGTTGGGTTCGTCCAAAGCATGCGCGACGAGCCGTTCCAAAACTTCGGCGACTGGTGGCTCCCGGAATATCGCCTGAAACCAGTTCGCAAAGGTTTTGATGGCATCCGGGGACTCGGCAGATACCCAGAAAACAACCCGACAGAAATCGAGACCTTCGTCTACTGATTTTTCAGAAATCCAGACATCTTCTGGGAAACCGTGAAAAATTGGCAAGAGATCCGCTATGAGAACCGGGAGGTCTTCATTGAGATAAGAAATCTCTGGAAGGATGTCAAAATGGATGGCGTATTTATGGGAATGTGGTGAACGTTGCAGTTCTTCGTTTCGGTTTTGCATGGGCATCTCGTAGACTTTAAATGGACAAAGTGGCTTTTGATGTGGTATATTATAACACGTAATGTATGCATAGGACGGCCGCATGTCGCACTATGATAGCATAAATAGCAGTTGGCTGTTAGGATGTTTTTGCCTAACAAAGTGTTTCTCTACCCGTAGCTCGTAATGTAATGGAGAGCGGATTTATGGAACGCACTTTATCGTTAAAACGTATGTTCTGCCTCCGCAAGGTAAATTAAAAATATGGTAAATTAAAAATATGGTAGATGCTGAACGAATAACATATCTTAAAAACGAACTGGAAAAACGGATACTAATTCTTGACGGTGCGATGGGATCACTGTTGCAGACCTATCGGCTGACAGAAGCAGATTTTCGCGGCAATCAGTTTGCAGATCACTCCTGCGAACTTAAAGGTTATAACGACCTACTCTCTATAACACAACCCCACATTGTCCGAGAAATACACGCAAGCTATTGCAGTGCAGGTGCGGACATCATCGAAACAAACACCTTTACCAGCACATCCGTCTCAATGGCGGATTATCAACTCCAAGATATTGCGTATCAGGTAAACTATGCAGCTGCACAAATCGCTCGTGAAGTCGCAGATAAATGGACATCACCAAATAAACCGCGTTTCGTTGCCGGAAGCATGGGACCTACGAATCGCAGCTGCACCATTTCGCCGAACGTCAACGATCCTGGCTATCGGAATATCACGTTCTCACAACTCGTTTCTGCCTATACAACGCAAGCAGAGGGCTTAATTGACGGTGGTGCTGATTTCCTCCTCGTCGAAACCGTCATGGACACACTCAATTGCAAAGCCGCCCTCTTTGCGATACAGACCCTCTCAGAGACGCGAGGCATCGATATCCCGCTTATCGTCTCCTCTGACAGAAGTGGCGGTGGTGGACGTAATCTTTCAGGGCAAACGGTTGAAGCGTTTTGGAACTCCGTTCGGCATGCCAACCTGCTCGCTGTCGGATTGAACTGCGGGTTTGGTGCGCAACAAATCCGTCCGTACCTCGCAGAGATGGCAAAAATGGCGGACATACCCGTTATCTGCTACCCGAACGCTGGACTCCCCAACGAACTCGGTCAGTATACACAGACACCAGCGAAAATGGGGGATTGGATGCATGAATTCGCGCAAAACGGCTTCGTCAATATCATCGGTGGATGTTGCGGCAGCCAACCTGAACATATCGAAACGATTGCCAAAGTCGCCGCTGAATACCCGCCGCGTCAACCGACACCACAAGAACGCGCCTGCCGTCTCAGCGGTTTAGAAGCGTTTAACATCACACCGGATTCTCTCTTTGTTAACGTTGGTGAACGGACAAACGTAACAGGTTCACGCCGATTCGCGACACTCATTAAAAATGAGGACTACGAAACCGCGTTAGAGGTTGCTCGCGACCAAGTAGAAAACGGGGCACAACTCATCGATATTAACATGGATGCAGGCATGTTAGATGCCAAAACCGCAATCGTCAAGTTCTTGAACCTGATTGCCGCTGAACCGGACATTAGCCGTGTACCTATCATGCTGGATTCGAGCCGGTGGGAGGTGATAGAAGCGGGATTGGCGTGCGTTCAGGGGAAAGGGGTCGTCAACTCGATTAGCTTAAAAGAAGGGGAGGAAGATTTCTTAGCCAAAGCGCGACTGATCCGTCGATACGGTGCCGCCGTTATTGTCATGGCGTTTGACGAAGCCGGGCAAGCCGATACCTATGACCGGAAGGTGGAGATCTGCCGTAGGGCGTACCGACTCCTGACAGAAGCAGTCGGGTTCCCACCAGAGGACATCATCTTTGATCCGAACATCTTCGCCGTTGCAACCGGCATTGAGGAACACAACACATACGCGAAGGCGTTTATTGAGGCGTGTGAGGCGATTAAAGCCACCTGTCCGGATGCCTTGGTGAGCGGCGGCGTTAGCAATATCTCCTTTGCCTTCCGTGGTAACGATACGGTACGAGAGGCGATGCACGCAGCGTTCCTCTACCACGCCATCAATGCCGGTATGGACATGGGAATTGTCAATGCCGGGCAGCTCGCCGTCTATGACGACCTACCGAAACCGCTTCTCGAAGCAGTGGAGGATGTCCTATTCGACCGACGAGAAGATGCCACGGATAGGCTTGTCAACCTCGCTGGCACGCTGCAAAGGAAAGGGAAAAAGAAGCGTGTGAGCCGAAAATGGCGGAAACTTCCGGTCAAAGAACGACTCAGTCATGCACTCGTTGAAGGCATTATCGAATACATTGAAGCAGACACGGAAGAAGCACGGCTGACATACGAACGGCCGATACAGGTGATCGAAGGCCCGTTGATGGACGGCATGAACCGCGTCGGTGAACTCTTCGGCGATGGTAAAATGTTCCTGCCGCAAGTGGTTAAAAGCGCGCGTGTGATGAAAAAGGCGGTCGCGCATCTCATCCCCTTTATTGAAAAAGAACAAGCGGAAGGGGCTATCCAATCGAGGGGCAAAATTGTGATGGCGACGGTGAAAGGCGATGTACACGACATCGGTAAGAATATTGTCGGTGTTGTGCTTGGCTGCAACAACTACGAAGTTATTGATCTCGGTGTGATGGTGCCTGCGGAAGAGATTCTGGAGACGGCACGGAAAGAAAATGCCGATATTATCGGATTGAGTGGACTCATCACACCGTCATTAGATGAGATGGTGTATGTCGCTGAAGAGATGGCGCGCGAAGGTTTCCGCATCCCACTTCTCATCGGCGGCGCGACAACTTCCAAGATACATACCGCTGTGCAAATCGAACCTACTTACAACGGCGCAACGATTCACGTCAAAGATGCCTCCCGAAGCGTTGGCGTTGTCAGCGATTTGATGAGCAGTGAAAGACACGAGGGGTTCACCAAACAAATCCGTGAAGAATATACAGAAATCCGAGAACACCGTGCAAAAAACCGCAAACAAGCGAACCTGCTACCGTTCGATGTCGCGCAACAACGGAAATTCACACCCGACTGGCAGAATTACCGTCCTTCTACACCTTCTACGATAGGCGTTACGGTTTTTGATGACTACGATCTGGCAAAACTTGTTGACTACATCGACTGGAGTCCATTCTTTATGACTTGGGGACTCCGTGGCAAATACCCGAATATTTTGGAGAATTCGGACGTCGGTAAGGAAGCAGTCAAACTCCTAAAAGATGCCGAAACACTTCTGCGTATCATTGTCGAAGAGAAAAGGTTTCAGGCGCGGGCTGTCGTCGGACTTTTCCCTGCCAGCGGTGTCGGTGAAGCGACCGAAATCTACGCGGATGAAGCGCGGACGGACGCGATCGGTACACTGTACCACCTACGTCAACAGACGGAACAGCCATTCACGAGGCCGAATCTCAGCCTCGGTGATTTCATCGCGCCGAAAGTGACAACAGTGTCAGACTATATCGGCGCGTTTGCGGTGACAACGGGTATCGGTGTCTCTGAATTCTGTGCCGAATTTGAGCAGCAGCAGGACGATTATAATAGCATTATGGCGAAGGCATTGGCAGACCGACTCGCAGAGGCTTTCGCGGAGCGGATGCATCAGTACGTCCGCACAAAACTTTGGGGGTATGCCGCTGACGAGACGTTGGATAACGATGCCTTGATTGGCGAAAAATACCGAGGGATCCGTCCAGCACCGGGCTACCCTGCCTGTCCCGACCATAACCAGAAACGGGTGTTGTTTGACTTATTGAAGGTTACAGAAAACACGGGTATCTCCCTCACCGAGAGTCTGGCGATGTTCCCGGCGGCATCCGTGAGTGGATGGTATTATTCGCATCCAGAGGCGCGGTATTTCAGCATCGGCAGAATCGGGGAGGATCAGGTTGCGGATTACGCGGAACGCACCGGCATGGACATCGAAACGGCGAAACGCTGGCTAAAACCGTTGCTGACCTAAGTTTCCCTACAATGAAAAAGAAACAGGACGGTGAAATTCAGTTTACCGTCCTGTTTGTTGTGCGTCTCTGCGTTAAAGCTGCGATTTCAGATTGGTGCGATCGCAGATTCGATATTTACGCCTCAGGTTTATACAAACCGAGACAGTTCCCGCTTGGGTCAAGGAACATAGCAAAAGATCCGTTGCCTCCCGGAATAACGGTAGGAGGTACACAGGTTTTGCCACCGAGACTTTCAGCCTTGTCAAGTGATGCCTGAAGGTCTTCAACCTCAACATAAATCGAGACATAGTTGGAGACAGGCATGTCGTCGGTTGTCGGAAGTATGTGTCCACATACCTTGTTTTCCGCTGCCGGTTCCAATCCGTAAACACCACCTGGAATTTGGCCGGCTGCATCCCAATCAAACAACGAACTATAAAATTCGCTCAATGATTCCGCATCCTTTCCGGCTATTTCAAAATGTACGACGGGATTTCCCATTGGAATTAATTCCTTTCTTTACATAAAATTATTTTATATTAAGTAATTATACATTAATATTTATAAAAAAGCAAATTTATTTTTTCATTTAGAACGGAACCGTTTTAGATCAAGTTTATCAGTCTGCTGCCGCGTTAATTTTCCGATTTCTGATTCGGGTGGCCGCTGTGTGGTTCGTGAGGAATGCTTTGTCTTGGGGCATATAGGCCGATGCAATTACCGCTCGGGTCGAGAAACAGTGCGAAGGACCCCATGCCACTTGGAATCGCCCGGGGCGGTACAAGTGTCTGTCCACCGAGCCCCTCTGCTTTCTCAAGCGATGCCTGAAGGTCATCAACCTCAACATAAATTGTAACGCCGTTAGTAGAGCACATATCATCGGTGGTTGTAAAGATGTGTCCATCTACGCCGTTCTCCGACTCTGGGTCCACACTATAGATGCCGTGCGTGTTGTAGTTAATATTCCAACCAAAGGCGGAACGATAAAATTCGCTCAATGCTTCGCCATCCTTGCCTGATATCTCAAAATGTACAACTGGATTTCCCATTAAATTTATTTCCTTTCTAAAATGGAACATAATTGGCACCCACAAGGAATGCCTCTACAAGATGTCTACCCCTAACAGTATAACATGCATCTGGCGAGGTATCAAACTTCGTCAGTGTATGGGTTTTACAATCTTCGCTGCAACAGACCGATCTTGTTGCCACTCGGATCACGGAACATCGCGAAGTGGCTTGCATTGCCCGGAATTTCTTGTGGTGGTATAAGGATCTGACCGCCGAGATTTTCCACCCGTGATAGACATACCTGTATATCATCAACCTCCACATAGATGATGACGTTGTTTGCAGAATCCGTTTCTTCGGTTGCTTGAAATAGATGCCCTTGTATCCCTTTGTCTGATCCCGGATCCGCAATATGCAATTCATCGCTTAACGGAATTATGTCCCACGCAAACACAGCCCCGTAGAATTCGATTAACTTTTCGACATCCTTTCCGCCAATTTCAAAATGCACGACTGGATTTCCCATTCAGATACTCCTTAGTATGCGTATTATGAACTTTGATATTAATTATACACCAAACCATCACCCAAAATGCGAATTAATCTTTTCATGCTCCCGTAGTTTTCTATTCCTTGAATTTCAGTTGATATTCAAGCAAATTTTTGTTATAATTGAACTTCAAGATTTAGGAGTTAAACAATGAAGTGCGATATTTGT
Protein-coding sequences here:
- a CDS encoding outer membrane lipoprotein carrier protein LolA, which codes for MIQRTYWSNASGKSTRFLNFLFVALFLSLLFVSNAYPQNVDEIFQNFKQAYDKSDNFSANFEETTLFAKKKSVARGRIVFRKPNLLRREYVGRKDASKVIQITVFDGKYGWTYTPTLNQVNKMKLNNPKGQLFPGIGASLDDFEARFDMVLVPDEFANPKGIHNIELTPKKEFANPNVKEKFQIWVKSDGWLPVQVGHEIELEDGSRQSAIVKFSEIKRDKKLTPDFFKFVVPKDAEVINLSEN
- the metH gene encoding methionine synthase — translated: MVDAERITYLKNELEKRILILDGAMGSLLQTYRLTEADFRGNQFADHSCELKGYNDLLSITQPHIVREIHASYCSAGADIIETNTFTSTSVSMADYQLQDIAYQVNYAAAQIAREVADKWTSPNKPRFVAGSMGPTNRSCTISPNVNDPGYRNITFSQLVSAYTTQAEGLIDGGADFLLVETVMDTLNCKAALFAIQTLSETRGIDIPLIVSSDRSGGGGRNLSGQTVEAFWNSVRHANLLAVGLNCGFGAQQIRPYLAEMAKMADIPVICYPNAGLPNELGQYTQTPAKMGDWMHEFAQNGFVNIIGGCCGSQPEHIETIAKVAAEYPPRQPTPQERACRLSGLEAFNITPDSLFVNVGERTNVTGSRRFATLIKNEDYETALEVARDQVENGAQLIDINMDAGMLDAKTAIVKFLNLIAAEPDISRVPIMLDSSRWEVIEAGLACVQGKGVVNSISLKEGEEDFLAKARLIRRYGAAVIVMAFDEAGQADTYDRKVEICRRAYRLLTEAVGFPPEDIIFDPNIFAVATGIEEHNTYAKAFIEACEAIKATCPDALVSGGVSNISFAFRGNDTVREAMHAAFLYHAINAGMDMGIVNAGQLAVYDDLPKPLLEAVEDVLFDRREDATDRLVNLAGTLQRKGKKKRVSRKWRKLPVKERLSHALVEGIIEYIEADTEEARLTYERPIQVIEGPLMDGMNRVGELFGDGKMFLPQVVKSARVMKKAVAHLIPFIEKEQAEGAIQSRGKIVMATVKGDVHDIGKNIVGVVLGCNNYEVIDLGVMVPAEEILETARKENADIIGLSGLITPSLDEMVYVAEEMAREGFRIPLLIGGATTSKIHTAVQIEPTYNGATIHVKDASRSVGVVSDLMSSERHEGFTKQIREEYTEIREHRAKNRKQANLLPFDVAQQRKFTPDWQNYRPSTPSTIGVTVFDDYDLAKLVDYIDWSPFFMTWGLRGKYPNILENSDVGKEAVKLLKDAETLLRIIVEEKRFQARAVVGLFPASGVGEATEIYADEARTDAIGTLYHLRQQTEQPFTRPNLSLGDFIAPKVTTVSDYIGAFAVTTGIGVSEFCAEFEQQQDDYNSIMAKALADRLAEAFAERMHQYVRTKLWGYAADETLDNDALIGEKYRGIRPAPGYPACPDHNQKRVLFDLLKVTENTGISLTESLAMFPAASVSGWYYSHPEARYFSIGRIGEDQVADYAERTGMDIETAKRWLKPLLT
- a CDS encoding VOC family protein, whose translation is MGNPVVHFEIAGKDAESLSEFYSSLFDWDAAGQIPGGVYGLEPAAENKVCGHILPTTDDMPVSNYVSIYVEVEDLQASLDKAESLGGKTCVPPTVIPGGNGSFAMFLDPSGNCLGLYKPEA
- a CDS encoding VOC family protein gives rise to the protein MGNPVVHFEISGKDGEALSEFYRSAFGWNINYNTHGIYSVDPESENGVDGHIFTTTDDMCSTNGVTIYVEVDDLQASLEKAEGLGGQTLVPPRAIPSGMGSFALFLDPSGNCIGLYAPRQSIPHEPHSGHPNQKSEN
- a CDS encoding VOC family protein: MGNPVVHFEIGGKDVEKLIEFYGAVFAWDIIPLSDELHIADPGSDKGIQGHLFQATEETDSANNVIIYVEVDDIQVCLSRVENLGGQILIPPQEIPGNASHFAMFRDPSGNKIGLLQRRL